A region of Periplaneta americana isolate PAMFEO1 chromosome 16, P.americana_PAMFEO1_priV1, whole genome shotgun sequence DNA encodes the following proteins:
- the LOC138691382 gene encoding cuticle protein 19-like, with protein MAIVTVATILLMMCVASLAEHHEEYHTAHPKYEFDYGVKDPHTHDIKEQAEKRDGHKVEGHYKLVEPDGTIRTVHYNADEHTGFHAHVHRAGHATHPIHDKKKMEMKDVKKTEESTWDKDVKKPEESTWDMDVKKPEESTWDKKMKKPEKGMSDHKASSYSNSHLY; from the exons ATGGCAATTGTAACT GTCGCTACAATCCTTCTGATGATGTGTGTTGCATCACTTGCTGAACATCACGAAGAATATCATACc GCTCACCCGAAGTACGAGTTCGATTACGGAGTGAAGGATCCACACACTCACGACATCAAGGAACAAGCTGAGAAACGAGATGGCCACAAAGTCGAGGGCCACTACAAGCTGGTGGAACCTGACGGAACTATCCGTACTGTACACTACAACGCTGACGAACACACCGGATTCCACGCTCACGTGCACAGAGCAGGTCACGCCACTCACCCTATCCATGACAAGAAGAAGATGGAAATGAAGGACgtgaagaaaactgaagaaagcACTTGGGACAAGGACGTGAAGAAACCTGAAGAAAGCACATGGGACATGGACGTGAAGAAACCTGAAGAAAGCACTTGGGACAAGAAAATGAAGAAACCTGAAAAAGGGATGTCTGACCACAAAGCATCCAGTTACAGCAACTCACATCTATACTAG
- the LOC138691024 gene encoding cuticle protein 19-like, which yields MTTLTVASILLMMCVASFAEHHEEHHYAHPKYEFKYGVKDPHTHDIKEQAEKRDGHKVEGHYMLVEPDGTIRTVHYTADKHIGFHAHVHKTGHGVHPIHHEKKVEIHKSEEGSSHHKASSYSNSHLH from the exons ATGACTACTCTAACA GTCGCCTCAATTCTTCTGATGATGTGCGTTGCATCATTTGCTGAACATCACGAAGAACATCACTAT GCGCACCCGAAGTACGAGTTCAAGTATGGAGTGAAGGATCCACACACTCACGACATCAAGGAACAGGCTGAGAAACGAGATGGCCACAAAGTCGAGGGCCACTACATGCTGGTGGAACCTGACGGAACCATCCGTACTGTACACTACACCGCTGACAAACACATCGGATTCCACGCTCACGTGCACAAAACAGGTCATGGTGTTCACCCAATCCATCACGAGAAGAAGGTGGAAATCCACAAATCTGAAGAAGGCAGCTCTCACCACAAGGCATCCAGTTACAGCAACTCACATCTACACTAG